Proteins co-encoded in one Coregonus clupeaformis isolate EN_2021a chromosome 17, ASM2061545v1, whole genome shotgun sequence genomic window:
- the LOC121586389 gene encoding adenylyl cyclase-associated protein 1, with product MADLASLVQRLEVAVGRLEAVSGGGSAGGSGVVAAYVEAYDGIIAGSVAQYMTLSLQIGGDVQKHADMMKQAFSCQRQLLVTSSCSQKPSDASLTALLAPVSKVIQQVQTFREQNRSSPLFNHLSAISESVPALGWVAMAPKPGPYVKEMQDAAQFYTNRVLKDYKEKDQKHVDWVKAYLSIWTELQNYIKQHHTTGLAWSKSGPVASASAAPPPPAGGAPPPPGPPPPPMDFSGSSGGGGDQGPDTRNALFASLNKGADITKGLKHVPKDQMTHKNPNLRTQTGPVRTGPKSFSSPKTAATPTPSRKLPPVLELDGKKWKVENHEGAQGLVISDTELKQVVYAFKCNNSTLQIKGKINSITLDNCKKLGLVFDDVVGIVEIINCRDVKVQVLGKVPTISINKTDGCHVYLSKDSLECEIVSAKSSEMNVLVPGKDGDYTEIPVPEQFKTVWDGKKLVTTCTEIAG from the exons ATGGCAGATTTGGCAAGTCTGGTGCAGCGGCTGGAGGTGGCTGTGGGTCGTCTGGAGGCAGTGTCGGGCGGTGGCTCTGCTGGAGGCTCTGGAG TCGTGGCAGCTTACGTGGAGGCCTATGATGGCATCATCGCCGGCTCTGTTGCCCAGTACATGACCCTCAGCCTGCAGATAGGGGGCGACGTCCAGAAGCAT gcgGACATGATGAAGCAGGCATTCTCATGTCAGAGACAGCTCCTGGTAACCTCCTCCTGCTCCCAGAAGCCCTCTGAT GCATCCTTGACTGCTCTCCTGGCCCCTGTCTCCAAAGTGATCCAGCAGGTGCAGACGTTCCGCGAGCAGAACCGCTCCTCGCCCCTCTTCAACCACCTCTCGGCCATCAGCGAAAGCGTTCCTGCCCTCGGCTGGGTCGCCATG GCTCCTAAGCCAGGTCCCTATGTGAAAGAGATGCAGGATGCTGCCCAGTTCTACACCAACCGTGTGCTCAAGGACTACAAGGAGAA GGACCAGAAACATGTGGACTGGGTTAAGGCCTACCTGTCTATCTGGACTGAGCTGCAGAACTACATCAAACAGCACCACACCACTGGACTGGCCTGGAGCAAGAGC GGTCCAGTAGCCTCGGCCTCTGCagctccccctccccctgccggtggcgctcctcctccccccggccctcctccccctcccatgGACTTCAGCGGGTCATCTGGCGGTGGCGGAGACCAGGGGCCTGACACCCGTAACGCCCTCTTCGCCTCCCTCAACAAGGGAGCTGACATCACCAAGG GCCTGAAGCACGTGCCCAAAGACCAGATGACTCACAAGAACCCCAACCTGAGGACCCAGACCGGTCCGGTGCGCACAGGGCCCAAGTCCTTCAGCTCCCCCAAGACAGccgccacccccaccccctctcgcAAGCTGCCCCCCGTTCTGGAACTTGACGGCAAAAAGTGGAAAGTG GAGAACCATGAGGGTGCCCAGGGCCTGGTGATCAGTGACACAGAGCTCAAGCAGGTGGTCTACGCCTTCAAGTGTAACAACAGCACCCTGCAGATCAAGGGCAAGATAAACTCCATCACTTTAG ACAACTGTAAGAAACTGGGTCTGGTCTTTGACGATGTCGTGGGCATTGTAGAGATTATCAACTGCAGAGACGTGAAGGTCCAG GTCTTGGGCAAGGTGCCCACCATCTCCATCAATAAGACTGACGGTTGCCACGTGTACCTGAGCAAAGATTCACTGGAGTGTGAGATCGTCAGTGCCAAGAGCTCAGAGATGAACGTGCTGGTACCTGGCAAAGACGGAGACTAT ACTGAGATCCCTGTTCCTGAGCAGTTCAAGACTGTCTGGGATGGCAAGAAGCTTGTCACTACTTGTACAGAGATCGCTGGATAG
- the LOC121586388 gene encoding dyslexia-associated protein KIAA0319-like protein, translating to MSYAYQNLFSWSRPRLTQPYLLFLSLGFFCCLVAPTGVSAEICRVTGGVLGIHWSSVVGLGWRPLAVGRGGGSCWESCCQEPACSAVWSLGGRCVLLNCSNRGVCQVTSLPQPHIESLGLLQLLSKGTTTARTRRLRQAPTGKGSEAVIQKYGSDHQHSSTGVSKDAEHPAPTVGITSGVALPQTSDKNHSQLTNGGGEAPSPSQQNSTSEDTIDTASSNSSSVLPTTDPTIATSPTQAVRELVVSAGESVEVTLPRNEVELNAFVVPAPQPGTNYAFDWLLRTHPKDYSGEMEGKHSKTLKLSKLTVGLYEFEVTVTVDGDGAHGEGYVNVTVKPEPRVNKLPVAVVSPMFQEISLPTSSTVIDGSQSTDDDKVVAWHWEEVKGPLREEKVSADTQILTLTGLVPGNYTFSLTVTDSDGAQSATQAMLSVNKAMDYRPVANAGPNQVITLPRNAVTLHGNQSADDHEPLAYEWSLSPESKGKVVEMQGVRTPALQLSAMQEGDYTFQLTVTDTAGQQDTAQVTVIVQPENNKPPVADTGPEKELTLPVDRTTLDGSKSTDDQNISTYHWKQSKGPDGVKIENADGAIATVTGLQVGEYEFSLTVTDERKLASTDTVTVIVRQELDQPPVAHVQSSPAISLPLRTATLDGSHSTDDKGGVGYLWTRDDSSPAAGDVLNNSDHQAVLFLTNLVEGKYSFTLTVTDSKGQSSSDRGTVEVKPDVWQRDLVELVLEVSVSQVSHRQRDMLLRQVGVLLGVLDSDIIVREVSAFNDHSTRLVFLVSGGPGRPPLSGHSVALGLRNKLRKLRKQKNDFLIFKAQRVDTVICQLNCSSHGDCDSFTRTCVCHPFWMENFIKAQLWDQESNCEWSVLYVTIASFMIVVAIATVVWGMVCCCRRRKGKVRHKSKSRYKMLDGEEQDSLELHPPRAGRMKPAPAPSSSALMRSDSDLDSDDGQGGVPWADRERGHLLRPQNGTLRNGQGPTRSKKQREELP from the exons ATGTCCTATGCATATCAGAACCTGTTTAGCTGGAGTCGACCTCGATTGACACAGCCATATCTCCTCTTCCTATCACTGGGCTTCTTTTGCTGCTTAGTTGCTCCCACAG gTGTATCTGCCGAGATCTGCAGGGTGACGGGGGGAGTGTTGGGGATCCACTGGAGCAGCGTGGTCGGTTTAGGCTGGCGCCCCCTGGCCGTGGGGAGGGGTGGCGGCAGCTGCTGGGAGTCCTGCTGCCAAGAGCCAGCCTGCAGCGCCGTCTGGAGCCTGGGGGGGCGCTGTGTGCTGCTGAACTGCTCAAACAGAGGAGTCTGTCAAGTCACGTCTCTCCCCCAGCCCCACATCGAGTCCCTGGGGCTCCTGCAGCTGCTTTCAAAGGGCACCACCACAGCTCGGACGAGAAGGCTCAGGCAGGCACCAACAGGAAAGGGAAGTGAGGCCGTAATCCAGAAATATGGGTCGGACCACCAACATTCTAGCACT GGGGTTTCCAAGGATGCAGAGCATCCAGCTCCAACAGTTGGCATCACCAGCGGAGTAGCTCTCCCTCAAACATCTGATAAGAATCACAGCCAGTTAACCAATGGAGGAGGAGAAGCTCCATCACCCTCACAACAGAACTCTACATCAGAGGACACCATAGACACAGCATCTTCCAACAGCAGCTCTGTGCTTCCCACTACTGATCCTACAATCGCTACATCACCAACCCAGGCTG TCCGGGAGTTGGTGGTGTCGGCAGGCGAGAGCGTGGAGGTCACACTGCCGCGCAACGAGGTGGAACTCAATGCCTTTGTGGTGCCAGCGCCCCAGCCAG GGACCAACTATGCATTTGACTGGCTCTTGAGAACTCATCCCAAAGACTacagtggagagatggaggggaagcACAGCAAGACGCTCAAACTCAGCAAG CTGACAGTGGGGCTGTATGAGTTTGAGGTGACGGTGACGGTGGACGGTGACGGAGCACACGGAGAGGGCTATGTCAACGTAACAGTCAAACCAG AGCCGCGGGTAAACAAGCTGCCTGTCGCTGTGGTTTCCCCAATGTTCCAGGAGATATCCTTGCCAACCAGCTCCACGGTGATCGATGGCAGCC AGAGCACAGATGATGACAAGGTGGTTGCGTGGCACTGGGAGGAGGTGAAGGGCCCACTAAGGGAGGAGAAGGTCTCGGCAGACACTCAAATCCTCACCCTCACTGGCCTGGTCCCAGGGAACTACACCTTCAG TCTGACGGTTACTGACTCGGACGGGGCCCAAAGCGCCACCCAGGCCATGCTGTCGGTCAACAAGGCCATGGACTACCGGCCGGTGGCCAACGCCGGGCCCAACCAGGTCATCACGCTACCGCGCAATGCAGTCACGCTGCATGGCAACCAGAGCGCGGACGACCACGAGCCGCTGGCCTACGAGTGGTCGCTCAGCCCAGAGAGCAAAGGCAAGGTGGTGGAGATGCAG GGCGTTCGGACTCCCGCTCTGCAGCTATCTGCCATGCAGGAAGGAGACTACACCTTCCAGCTCACTGTCACAGACACAGCCGGACAGCAGGACACAGCACAGGTCACTGTTATCGTCCAGCCAG AGAACAATAAGCCCCCAGTAGCAGACACCGGCCCAGAGAAGGAGCTGACCCTGCCTGTGGACCGCACCACTCTAGACGGCAGCAAGAGCACGGACGACCAGAATATCTCCACCTACCACTGGAAACAGAGCAA gGGTCCGGACGGAGTGAAGATCGAGAACGCCGATGGCGCCATTGCCACGGTGACGGGGCTGCAAGTAGGCGAGTACGAGTTCAGTCTGACTGTGACGGACGAGAGGAAACTGGCGAGCACTGACACGGTCACGGTCATCGTCCGACAGG AGTTAGACCAACCCCCAGTAGCCCATGTCCAGTCCAGCCCGGCCATCTCTCTGCCCCTGCGGACTGCAACCCTGGATGGCTCCCACTCCACAGACGACAAGGGCGGAGTCGGCTACTTGTGGACCCGTGACGACAGTAGTCCTGCAGCAGGG GATGTACTGAACAACTCTGACCACCAGGCGGTGCTGTTTCTCACTAACCTGGTGGAGGGAAAGTACAGCTTCACTTTGACTGTGACAGACAGCAAGGGCCAGAGCAGCTCAGACAGAGGGACTGTAGAGGTCAAACCAG ACGTTTGGCAGCGTGACCTGGTGGAGCTGGTGCTGGAGGTGTCTGTGTCCCAGGTGTCCCACCGCCAGAGAGACATGCTGCTCAGACAGGTGGGCGTGCTGCTGGGCGTGCTGGACAGTGACATCATCGTACGGGAAGTCAGCGCCTTCAACGATCACAG TACTCGTCTGGTGTTCTTGGTGTCTGGGGGTCCGGGTCGCCCCCCTCTGTCGGGTCACAGTGTAGCTCTGGGGCTACGCAACAAACTACGCAAACTACGCAAACAGAAGAACGACTTCCTCATCTTCAAGGCACAGCGGGTGGACACAGTCA TATGCCAGCTGAACTGCTCCAGTCATGGGGATTGCGACTCATTCACGCGGACCTGTGTCTGCCACCCATTCTGGATGGAGAATTTCATCAAAGCACAGCTGTGGGACCAAGAGAGCAACTGTG AATGGAGTGTTCTGTATGTGACCATAGCATCCTTCATGATTGTGGTTGCCATCGCGACAGTTGTTTGGGGTATGGTGTGTTGTTGCCGCAG GCGTAAGGGTAAAGTGCGCCACAAGAGCAAAAGCCGCTACAAGATGCTTGATGGTGAAGAGCAGGACAGCCTGGAGCTACACCCACCCCGagctg GCCGAATGAAGCCAGCCCCCGCCCCCTCCTCCTCCGCCCTCATGCGCTCTGACTCTGACTTGGACAGTGACGACGGCCAGGGAGGGGTCCCATGGGCAGACAGGGAACGAGGACACCTCCTCCGACCTCAGAACGGAACCCTGAGAAACGGCCAGGGCCCCACCAGGAGCAAAAAGCAAAGAGAGGAGCTGCCATAG